One Candidatus Omnitrophota bacterium DNA window includes the following coding sequences:
- a CDS encoding helix-turn-helix domain-containing protein, translating to MEKPYLNVEDVAKRFGVNTTTIYRLVKRGKLPGFKVGSQWRFSELRLKEWVENHEWLGS from the coding sequence ATGGAGAAACCGTACTTGAACGTTGAAGATGTGGCCAAGCGCTTTGGCGTGAATACCACGACGATTTACCGCTTGGTCAAGCGCGGCAAGCTGCCGGGCTTCAAGGTCGGCAGCCAGTGGCGGTTCAGCGAGCTGCGCCTGAAGGAATGGGTCGAAAACCACGAGTGGCTCGGCTCATGA
- a CDS encoding CHASE domain-containing protein, protein MTIPSHAHWTHPRRAEAWRYLMVAGIFGLGVLVSIGLSLMVHDAERARLQAIFADAAGDYAQELRRQLRSSLEVLYAIRNFYASSREVERGEFATFTRDALRRHPEILALDWVPRVAGADRAVFEQAVRAEGFPAFEVTEQTADRSFARAEDRPEHYPILFIEPFEPYQAAMGFDMGSEARRRQALEAARDAGDCRATEAVTLVVGDPQAYGWLAYLPIYRNGTPHEALSDRRANLQGFAMVVFRLTELFDSALKDVGLKGMAVSLHDDTEQVAAHLLYHPGSASRALGMSRPLQWQTAIDVAGRRWRFAAESTPRFLAINQRRGAVFVLGFGLLMTVLATAYLGLLLNQASKVDRLVKRRTAELITMNDRLQQEVGERLEAEAVRHTTELRYETLVREAPDPIVILDAAGQIQALNPAAERISGYAAQELLGKHFLRSGVLSAVALPKALQEFTLVVAGQQRPPFDLEIIRKDQARLIMEVNPHLLKDDQRILGIQIMFRDVTQRRAAEQQSRAQTEALERINAELARREQVTRSLLEDLQRSKKELETTSRQVQQANQKLQQLALLKDEFVAKVSHELRTPLTSIKEGLGLLLDNALGATTDDQQEFLATMDGDIDRLTELINNMLDISKIEAGRMRLSRARVDPGAVVASIIRSHQPLLGRRTVKVEGEEVPALFADRDRVIQILTNFLSNAMKVTDDDGAITVRLAQHEGMVSIGVQDDGPGMSSDDLGKLFEKFSQVGAVKEGRPRGTGLGLVVCKELTELHGGRIEVASEPGRGSTFTVHLPIYTDEFVLTESFRELRELLPTADGETVCAIAIAPERQEPLDRLAEEVRQRVHRGDIIFAYNHHWVVLLGLIRPTDLGAIVKRLRQALGGSHRLGFGAALYPGDGDNGDALLHAAAARIEQPLPKPGASA, encoded by the coding sequence ATGACCATCCCCTCGCATGCTCATTGGACGCACCCGCGGCGCGCTGAGGCGTGGCGATATCTCATGGTCGCCGGCATTTTCGGGCTGGGGGTGCTGGTGTCGATCGGGCTGTCCCTGATGGTGCACGATGCCGAGCGCGCGCGGCTGCAAGCGATCTTTGCGGATGCTGCGGGAGATTACGCGCAGGAGCTGCGGCGGCAGCTCCGGAGCAGCTTGGAGGTTTTGTACGCCATCCGCAACTTCTATGCATCCAGCCGCGAGGTCGAGCGGGGCGAATTCGCGACCTTTACGCGCGATGCGCTGCGGCGCCATCCCGAGATCCTCGCTTTGGATTGGGTGCCTCGCGTGGCCGGAGCGGATCGTGCGGTTTTTGAGCAGGCGGTTCGCGCCGAGGGGTTCCCCGCCTTTGAGGTGACTGAGCAAACCGCCGATCGGTCGTTCGCGCGGGCGGAGGACCGGCCGGAGCATTATCCCATTCTGTTCATTGAGCCATTCGAACCGTACCAGGCGGCGATGGGGTTTGACATGGGCTCGGAAGCGCGCAGGCGCCAGGCGTTGGAGGCGGCACGAGATGCCGGAGACTGCCGCGCCACCGAGGCGGTCACACTGGTGGTCGGCGACCCTCAGGCGTATGGGTGGCTCGCGTATCTGCCGATCTATCGCAATGGGACGCCGCATGAGGCCCTCAGCGACCGGCGGGCGAACCTGCAGGGGTTTGCCATGGTGGTCTTCCGGCTGACCGAGCTGTTTGACAGCGCCTTGAAGGACGTGGGGCTCAAGGGGATGGCCGTGTCCCTGCACGATGACACAGAGCAGGTCGCAGCCCATCTCCTGTATCATCCGGGCAGCGCGAGCCGCGCCTTGGGAATGAGCCGCCCGCTGCAGTGGCAGACGGCGATTGACGTCGCGGGGCGGCGATGGAGGTTTGCGGCTGAGTCCACGCCGCGGTTTCTTGCCATCAATCAGCGACGGGGGGCGGTGTTCGTCTTGGGCTTCGGCCTGCTGATGACGGTGCTGGCGACGGCGTATCTTGGGTTGCTGCTGAACCAAGCCTCCAAAGTCGACCGCCTGGTGAAGCGGCGAACGGCTGAGCTGATCACCATGAATGACCGGCTCCAACAAGAAGTGGGAGAGCGCCTGGAGGCCGAGGCCGTGCGGCACACGACCGAGCTGCGGTACGAGACCCTCGTTCGCGAGGCGCCTGACCCGATCGTGATCCTGGATGCGGCAGGGCAGATCCAAGCATTGAATCCCGCGGCGGAGCGAATCTCAGGGTATGCCGCGCAGGAGCTGCTGGGCAAGCATTTCCTTCGCAGCGGGGTCCTGAGCGCTGTCGCGCTGCCCAAAGCGCTGCAGGAGTTTACGCTCGTGGTGGCCGGGCAGCAGCGGCCGCCGTTTGATCTGGAGATCATCCGCAAGGACCAAGCGCGGCTGATCATGGAGGTGAACCCTCATCTGTTGAAAGATGACCAGCGCATCTTGGGGATCCAGATCATGTTCCGGGATGTGACGCAGCGGCGCGCCGCCGAGCAGCAGAGCCGAGCGCAAACCGAGGCGCTTGAACGGATCAACGCGGAGCTGGCCCGGCGCGAGCAGGTCACGCGCAGCCTGCTTGAGGATCTGCAGCGGTCGAAAAAGGAGCTGGAAACCACCAGCCGGCAGGTGCAGCAGGCCAATCAGAAGCTGCAGCAGCTCGCCCTTCTCAAAGATGAGTTTGTCGCCAAAGTCAGCCATGAGCTGCGGACTCCGCTGACGTCCATCAAGGAAGGCTTGGGGCTGCTGCTGGACAACGCCTTAGGGGCCACGACGGATGACCAACAGGAATTTCTGGCGACGATGGACGGGGACATTGACCGATTGACCGAACTGATCAACAATATGCTCGATATCTCGAAGATTGAAGCCGGGCGGATGCGGCTCTCCCGCGCGCGGGTCGATCCCGGGGCGGTCGTGGCGTCGATCATCCGCAGCCATCAGCCCCTGCTGGGGCGACGGACGGTGAAGGTCGAGGGCGAGGAAGTCCCAGCGTTATTCGCGGATCGCGATCGCGTGATTCAAATTCTGACGAATTTTCTCTCCAACGCCATGAAGGTGACGGATGACGACGGCGCGATCACGGTCCGTCTGGCCCAGCATGAGGGCATGGTGTCGATCGGGGTCCAAGACGACGGGCCGGGCATGTCGTCGGATGATCTTGGCAAGCTCTTCGAGAAGTTTTCCCAGGTCGGGGCGGTGAAGGAAGGGCGTCCTCGCGGCACCGGCCTTGGGCTTGTGGTCTGCAAGGAGCTCACCGAATTGCACGGCGGGCGGATCGAGGTGGCCTCAGAGCCTGGCCGCGGCTCCACCTTCACCGTGCACCTGCCGATCTACACGGATGAGTTCGTGCTCACAGAAAGCTTTCGTGAGCTCCGCGAGCTGCTGCCGACGGCGGACGGCGAAACCGTTTGCGCCATCGCCATCGCGCCGGAGCGCCAAGAGCCGCTGGATCGGCTGGCCGAGGAGGTGCGGCAGCGGGTCCATCGCGGGGATATCATCTTTGCCTATAACCACCACTGGGTGGTGCTGCTCGGGCTGATCCGCCCGACGGACCTCGGGGCCATTGTGAAGCGGCTGCGGCAGGCGCTGGGCGGGAGCCACCGCCTCGGGTTCGGCGCAGCGCTCTATCCGGGGGACGGCGACAACGGGGATGCGCTGCTGCATGCAGCGGCCGCGCGGATTGAGCAGCCGTTGCCGAAGCCTGGGGCATCCGCATGA
- the pilM gene encoding pilus assembly protein PilM, whose amino-acid sequence MGSKHRFQEALLQLALQPRRLAKSLGQLVPAAASQGLSVAVLDGRWLKLLQAHGRSVAKVAAIPIEGKGPEEIAKALQDHCAAEHVALHDVLLANPTHLSTIRVFTLPSVDANEIRDIVELQAEKHTPYAKEEILLDFAVLDRERAGYSRVLLVIAHQDVVHRSVRVMELSNLLLERVACEVEGLVQWFQMVRRRVSTPGAGPTLVIDVDGSTTTLLVMQRGQLVFQRNFALGMEHLHRDPAAASQRLIAELQRSVEAVEAEGSASKIQDIVMTGRVERLQELKTAVESAFGLPVNLAAPWGAMELAEEASTAAERLPEISFASLVGLAAAPSRIDLTPKATKLRQAFEARARSLVVMACQGLGVLLLISLLIMGRAQQQHRYYETLQALYNTDASEAFDIEQGLASINFIRERLRHRGELLNLVDGLVKLSPREVQWDALTYTQAESLIVKGESNALPKVYEFAASLSNSALFTDVPPPKVSQRKGGADDEQGITDFELRCSLVPPKPGRGTPG is encoded by the coding sequence ATGGGTTCAAAGCATCGCTTCCAAGAGGCGCTGTTGCAGCTGGCACTGCAGCCGCGGCGGTTGGCGAAATCGCTCGGCCAGTTGGTGCCTGCCGCCGCGTCCCAAGGGCTCTCCGTCGCGGTGCTCGACGGGCGGTGGCTGAAGCTGCTGCAAGCCCATGGGCGGTCGGTCGCCAAGGTGGCGGCCATTCCCATCGAGGGCAAGGGTCCTGAGGAGATCGCGAAGGCTCTGCAGGACCACTGCGCGGCCGAGCACGTGGCACTTCACGACGTCCTGCTCGCCAATCCCACCCATCTGTCCACGATCCGCGTCTTCACCCTGCCGTCGGTCGATGCGAACGAAATCCGGGACATCGTCGAGCTGCAGGCCGAGAAGCACACGCCCTATGCGAAGGAAGAGATCTTGCTCGATTTTGCCGTCCTGGATCGCGAGCGCGCCGGCTATTCCCGCGTGCTGCTCGTCATTGCGCACCAAGACGTGGTGCATCGCTCGGTCCGCGTGATGGAGCTCTCGAACCTGCTGCTGGAGCGCGTCGCCTGCGAGGTCGAGGGATTGGTGCAGTGGTTCCAGATGGTGCGCCGCCGCGTAAGCACTCCGGGGGCGGGGCCGACCCTCGTGATCGACGTCGACGGCAGCACGACGACGCTGCTGGTGATGCAGCGCGGCCAGCTCGTGTTTCAGCGGAACTTTGCCTTGGGGATGGAGCATCTCCATCGCGACCCGGCGGCGGCCAGCCAGCGGCTCATCGCCGAGCTGCAGCGGTCGGTCGAGGCCGTTGAAGCCGAGGGGAGCGCGTCCAAGATCCAGGACATCGTGATGACGGGCCGGGTGGAGCGGTTGCAGGAGCTCAAGACAGCCGTGGAAAGCGCCTTCGGGCTGCCCGTCAATCTCGCCGCACCTTGGGGAGCCATGGAGCTCGCCGAGGAAGCCAGCACAGCCGCCGAGCGGCTGCCGGAGATCTCATTCGCGAGCCTCGTGGGGCTGGCCGCGGCCCCCAGCCGCATTGATCTGACACCGAAGGCCACCAAATTGCGCCAAGCCTTCGAGGCGCGGGCGCGTTCCCTCGTGGTGATGGCGTGCCAGGGATTGGGGGTGCTGCTGCTTATCTCCTTGCTGATCATGGGCCGGGCCCAGCAGCAGCATCGCTATTATGAGACGCTGCAAGCCCTCTACAACACCGATGCCTCCGAGGCTTTTGACATCGAGCAAGGCTTGGCCAGCATCAATTTCATCCGCGAGCGGCTGCGCCATCGCGGCGAGCTGCTCAATCTTGTGGACGGGCTGGTCAAGCTCTCGCCCCGGGAAGTGCAGTGGGATGCCCTGACCTATACCCAGGCGGAGTCGCTCATCGTGAAAGGCGAATCGAACGCGCTGCCGAAAGTGTATGAGTTCGCCGCGAGCCTCTCGAACAGCGCCCTGTTCACCGACGTGCCTCCTCCGAAAGTCTCGCAGCGGAAGGGCGGCGCCGACGATGAGCAGGGGATCACGGATTTCGAGCTTCGGTGTTCTCTGGTTCCGCCGAAGCCCGGGCGCGGGACGCCGGGGTAG
- a CDS encoding peptidyl-prolyl cis-trans isomerase, whose product MRRPSAICYGLSAICIFSVGSFVGYAAESSRDPNRIAGYIFGQPVPAGNYDFAKRVASLFPRPWEEQASPEQRERAIWDALILHFESFRRKITVSDEALTTRIDSVLKGDQQSFTRASDPSAYARWTNERLGEDVELFENQMRYLLQIDQLQEAMRTSFNVAVTEEELRQEFLNEQHHVGGEMVSFGDQAAAQAFYEQVKDPKAWDAMKAKGEEKVRPVSLMTLEAYMDLWAIPKGQIYAFHALPIGSVGPPMPFGANEWCVFRLLDKRTGNLAEFPKHRESYVEQITTKKQHEELKKWVENLKASANLQILPLSS is encoded by the coding sequence ATGAGACGACCATCAGCTATTTGTTATGGGCTCTCTGCTATTTGTATTTTCTCCGTCGGCTCTTTCGTCGGATATGCCGCTGAGTCCTCTCGTGATCCCAACCGCATCGCCGGCTACATCTTCGGCCAGCCGGTGCCGGCAGGGAATTATGACTTTGCGAAACGCGTCGCGTCGCTCTTTCCGCGCCCGTGGGAAGAGCAGGCCTCGCCGGAGCAGCGCGAGCGGGCTATCTGGGACGCCCTGATCTTGCACTTCGAATCGTTCCGCCGCAAGATCACCGTCTCGGATGAGGCGCTAACGACGCGGATTGACAGCGTGCTGAAAGGCGATCAGCAATCCTTCACGCGCGCGAGCGATCCCTCGGCCTACGCCCGGTGGACCAACGAGCGGCTTGGCGAAGATGTCGAGCTCTTTGAGAACCAAATGCGGTATCTGCTGCAGATCGATCAATTGCAGGAGGCGATGAGGACCTCATTCAACGTGGCCGTCACCGAGGAGGAGCTGCGGCAGGAGTTTCTCAATGAGCAGCATCATGTCGGCGGCGAGATGGTGAGCTTCGGCGATCAGGCGGCGGCCCAGGCGTTTTACGAGCAGGTCAAGGACCCGAAGGCCTGGGACGCGATGAAAGCGAAAGGCGAGGAGAAGGTCCGGCCGGTCAGCCTCATGACGCTGGAAGCGTACATGGACCTGTGGGCGATTCCCAAGGGCCAGATCTACGCCTTCCACGCGCTGCCCATCGGCAGCGTCGGTCCGCCGATGCCCTTCGGCGCAAACGAATGGTGCGTGTTTCGGCTCTTGGATAAACGCACAGGAAATCTGGCGGAGTTTCCGAAGCATCGGGAATCGTACGTCGAGCAGATCACGACGAAGAAACAGCACGAGGAACTCAAGAAGTGGGTTGAGAACTTGAAAGCCTCAGCGAACCTGCAAATCCTTCCCCTTTCCTCCTAA
- a CDS encoding GAF domain-containing sensor histidine kinase: MWYTFGVMANVSRAELKYFVERSREEIKTLYEIGRLLTSTTEPQAIIRLAASYAHGAFPVALCGIFFFPQRKLHLIPFAPIAPVELASATRQIREAASDLLKHPIAEEDSLCVMETVEHSGLLQPTASLRSKYFAPLLTVKGEPIGLLSLFSGKEDAFSQEDGHAIGIVAEQLASSLRNAFLVEELRRADELKNQMLSLVSHELSTPLTAIKEGVNLVLDGSLGETSSDQQDFLKTVLENADRLERLIEKIKTSTELMTGQTKFAFESYDLRTLLASLEKIHRQAAAAKGLRLTTIDFPKPLFWQVDLPHLTVALNQLVENAIQATSRDGHVKIKLSAGSGEAVIEVIDTGAGIAKDALPSLFEQFKSIGDLHERKMGGLGQGLFIAKSLIKGHGGAIEVESIPGQGTTMTVRLPKERKAAA; this comes from the coding sequence ATGTGGTATACTTTTGGCGTCATGGCCAACGTCTCGCGGGCGGAATTGAAATATTTCGTGGAGCGCTCCCGGGAAGAGATCAAGACCCTCTACGAAATCGGGCGGCTCCTCACCTCCACCACCGAACCGCAGGCGATCATCCGCCTGGCGGCGTCGTACGCGCACGGGGCGTTTCCCGTGGCCCTGTGCGGCATCTTCTTTTTTCCCCAGCGGAAGCTGCATCTGATTCCCTTCGCCCCGATCGCCCCGGTGGAGCTGGCGAGTGCCACTCGCCAGATCCGCGAGGCGGCGTCGGATTTGCTGAAACATCCCATCGCCGAAGAGGACAGTCTATGCGTCATGGAGACCGTCGAGCATAGCGGGCTGCTGCAGCCCACGGCGTCGCTGCGGTCGAAATATTTTGCGCCGCTGTTGACCGTCAAAGGCGAGCCGATCGGCCTGCTGAGCCTCTTCAGCGGCAAGGAGGACGCCTTCTCTCAGGAGGATGGCCACGCCATCGGCATTGTCGCGGAGCAGCTGGCGTCGTCGCTGCGCAACGCGTTCCTGGTGGAGGAATTGCGCCGCGCCGATGAGCTGAAGAATCAAATGCTCTCGCTGGTGTCCCACGAGCTGAGCACGCCGCTGACCGCCATCAAGGAGGGGGTCAACCTGGTCCTGGATGGGTCGCTCGGCGAAACCAGCAGCGACCAGCAGGACTTTCTGAAGACGGTGCTGGAGAACGCCGACCGGCTTGAGCGGTTGATCGAGAAAATCAAGACGTCCACCGAGCTCATGACCGGGCAGACGAAATTCGCCTTCGAGTCATACGATCTGCGCACGCTGCTCGCCAGCCTCGAGAAAATCCACCGCCAAGCCGCGGCCGCCAAAGGCCTCCGTTTAACGACGATCGATTTTCCCAAACCGCTGTTCTGGCAGGTGGATTTGCCGCATCTGACGGTGGCCCTCAATCAGCTTGTCGAAAACGCGATTCAAGCGACCTCGCGGGACGGCCATGTGAAGATTAAGCTCTCCGCCGGCTCCGGCGAGGCCGTGATCGAGGTGATCGACACCGGGGCTGGCATCGCCAAAGACGCCCTGCCATCGCTGTTTGAGCAGTTCAAGTCGATCGGGGATCTGCATGAGCGGAAAATGGGCGGGCTGGGCCAGGGGCTGTTCATCGCCAAGTCGCTCATCAAGGGCCACGGCGGGGCGATCGAGGTGGAAAGCATCCCCGGGCAAGGCACGACGATGACGGTGCGACTCCCCAAAGAACGAAAAGCTGCCGCTTAA